The segment TCCTCTGATGAGCACACCCGTTCTCTGCAACAAACCAAACCGGTTTATATAAACCTGATTCACTTAAACCTATCATGGTTCAGTTCCAAGAAGTAGTTAAACTAACCTTGGAAGTGAAGTGTACTTTCTCTGGACAGGTGGGGAGTTACGTTCCTCTGCACCTTCATCATGTTCTTCCAGTCTAGCAAACTCTTGTTTAAACTGATCAACTCCGCTTGGGTAAAGAAAATGAGAGTTGATGTTCTCTTCTCCTTGTAGATACTCTTGCAGCATCTGTGGATGGTACTCTAGAATCTGTTTCACATCAAGAAAGAGAACAAGTCAGTTCaagatatttataaaactatatcACTAAGCATATGATTCCTTAAATGTCTTTTATTTGGGCATTTCAGTTTTTTCTCCAGTATTTcagtttataaatctttttaaaaaatatttgatggtttaaactaaacataattaatatttttaggtatacaactatattttagatattcagATACTTATTCGGTTCTCgctttggttttggtttgatCTAGATTTTTTGGTTCCGAAAATATACTAACCACTCAAGAACTTTGGTTTGGTTGGTTTCGGATTTGTTTTTTTCAGTTAGGTTCCGGTTCGGTTTttggttctcggcttatatgccCAACACTAACCCCATGAATGTCTTTATTTACCTCTCTGTACATGAGCTCTCTCACATCATCCCTTGTCAGTTTCCTTCTTTCAAACTCAAACTCAAGCTTCGAGATAGGTTGCCTCGAAGGTTCATAGTCCACATTAGCCAATCCTTGAAAATACGGATCAGCCAAAGCCTGAAAAACGAAGCAAACAAAAGCATCAAGAAATCATAACAATGAATACAAAGTACATGTGACTCTTCCCCTTTACCTCTTCAGCAGAGGGACGGTCCTTTGGATCAAAAGCAACTAAACGCTGAAGCAACTTCAGCGCCACAGGATCGATATTTGGGAACTTATGAGTGAAAGGAACAGGTCCCTTTCTCCTCATGTTACTCAAATACTTTCTAGCCTTCTCATTCCGTATCTACAGTTCCATTCACATCACACAAAAACTCTTTTAAAAACTTGCAACCAAAGCAAGTTTTAGCCTCTGTATTGCGATTTTAAAACAAACCCTGGATAGAGTTATTGGCGAGGGAGTTCCAAGCAGATCCGTGACAAGTTCAAGCTGGTGCACAACGTTTTTGCCAGGGAACAAGGGTTTCCCTGTTAACATCTCAGCAAATATGCAGCCAACGCTCCACATGTCAATCGCCGGCGTGTACTGCACAACATAACCACTCCATAAGCTCACACATCTTTTCTCATGAGGCCTGATATAGAAACGAAACAAGAACTTACGTTGGAGTAGAAGGAACCACAGAGCTCTGGAGCGCGGTACCATCTTGTAGCAACGTAGTCCTTGCAAAAGAACATCACAAGATTGGTTACTTAAATCATTTGAAGTCAAGGCAAAACTCTATATTACAAAACAACTCCTATTCCCAGGACCAGATCAGAGATTTTGAAACTATAAACATTTCTTAAATGATTTCTTTCTAATAATTTGgagtttatatttatgtaaaaaaacCTTCAAAAATTTTGGAGACCAAAGCCAATGTTTCATAAGGCTGCTGACTCTCTGCATATTATAATAACGTAGTGATAAAGAGAGACGTACAGTCCAGAAAACGGCAGAAGGAGAATCAGTGAAGGAGACACGAGCAAGTCCTAAATCACAAATCTTGATCTTGCAATCAGCATTAGCAAGAATGTTCTTAGGCTTCAGATCTCTATGGAAAACATGCGCTACACAAAAGGAGCCAAAAGATGATAAGAACACTGTCATCTAATCTAACACAAgcacaaaaggaaaaaaaaacgacACTGATGGACACATGGTTTGAGAGAAGGGAACCAAGAAACCTTACCTGAGTGCATGAATTTCAAGCCACGAAGAAGTTGGTACAAGAAGAATTGATGATGCTGAGGAGTGAGGTCATCATTTACCTTTAAGACATGGTGAAGATCCGACTCCATCAACTCGAAAACCACGTATATATCTTTGAACTCCTTGCGGCAAGGAGGCAGCATGATATGTTTGATCTCCACGATGTCCGGATGTTTCAGAAGCCTGAGCAGCTTGATCTCCCTGAGTATCCGGATGGCGTCAGAGACGTGTTCGAAGACATTGGTCATTTTCTTGATGGCAACTTTGCCTCCAGTGTGTGGACATTCGGCAGAAGCAACAACTCCATAGCTTCCTTTTCCGACAACTTCTTGGATCTGGTATTGGCTTGCTTCACCGTACTCGGTGAAAAACTCTTTCTCCAACATGATGATTTTTCACTGTTTTAACAACAGTAAAAACAATCTTATTGGTGAACAAAGAACCTTGTAAGTTTATTTGCTTTGTTTTCATATAAGAGAACACCCCTAGAGTTTTTCACTCAGTTTCAATTTGCAAAAGAAAGAACAAA is part of the Brassica rapa cultivar Chiifu-401-42 chromosome A09, CAAS_Brap_v3.01, whole genome shotgun sequence genome and harbors:
- the LOC103839488 gene encoding mitogen-activated protein kinase 17, whose protein sequence is MLEKEFFTEYGEASQYQIQEVVGKGSYGVVASAECPHTGGKVAIKKMTNVFEHVSDAIRILREIKLLRLLKHPDIVEIKHIMLPPCRKEFKDIYVVFELMESDLHHVLKVNDDLTPQHHQFFLYQLLRGLKFMHSAHVFHRDLKPKNILANADCKIKICDLGLARVSFTDSPSAVFWTDYVATRWYRAPELCGSFYSNYTPAIDMWSVGCIFAEMLTGKPLFPGKNVVHQLELVTDLLGTPSPITLSRIRNEKARKYLSNMRRKGPVPFTHKFPNIDPVALKLLQRLVAFDPKDRPSAEEALADPYFQGLANVDYEPSRQPISKLEFEFERRKLTRDDVRELMYREILEYHPQMLQEYLQGEENINSHFLYPSGVDQFKQEFARLEEHDEGAEERNSPPVQRKYTSLPRERVCSSEEEGADAQTSSASVVFTPPQTPNTATRLSSKKTTQVDKAKAAATPVKRSACLVRSDSICASRCVGVSSVVS